Part of the Porites lutea chromosome 14, jaPorLute2.1, whole genome shotgun sequence genome, AATGGCGGATGATCTCTGTTTCTGCTAGCTGCAATCTATAGAAAGACTGAATGGGAAAGCTGAACATGTAAGTCCCAGGACAAGAACAACTCGGCACATCAGTAAATATTTCTGGTAAGCCGGTTAAGACACTTACATGGACCGACCATGCAGTCTATACTAGctaagaaagtcagttttacgtAAGCTTGTGCATACACCTATTTCACTAACGGTTGCTTTGGGAAATGGTCATTGAAATACAGAATACAATGCAATGCTTTGTTACTTCAATGTCTTTTCATCCTTCAACTCTAATCTTACAGCTCTGGTTTGATgcaataatttcattttcaacaTCATATGCAATATTCAGGGTAATTTCAAGCCCAATGAAAAATCTCCTCTTATACTCCTAGCTCATCATCTGTAAAAGAATCCTTGAACCCAATGGAAACTTACCTTATTTTTTGTAAAGCTCACAGATTTCcagattgtttttgttttatatacAAACATTTgtagtaaaaaaagaaatcatgaaTAGTCAAGACCTGGTGAAGTTATCAGCTGATAATGAAGAGCACAAGCAGCATAAAAAACGAACCAAGAAAATAAAGGCGCAACTTAAAGATCAGGTAATCTACCTGTACTTAATGGACTATAAAACAATGAACCTTAACCTTTGGTCACAAGCTGTACAAGAAAAAGGTTACTTCCCTACTCTTTTTGAACAGTAGTTTGGGTTCTTTTATGTCTCCTTCCATTTGACCAATGAAAGAAGGATCAGGAGAGGTGGTCAACAGCTTAACGTCACATCccaatacagtcaactctctctaagacggacacctttgggaccggcactaagtgtccgtcttagagaggtgtccgtcttatagagagtcaaataaaaggagtaacgGAAAATCAGGGGCTCTCCCAACTAAGCTAACTGGGCAGCGGTGAGATAATTTGTTGAGCATTGTTCTTGTCTTCTTTTGAATAGATTGAGTTTTACTTTGGAGATGCAAACCTCCTGAAAGATCGTTTTATGAAACAAGAAATTAACAAGCACCCAGAAGGATGTAAGTATTCTTGAAATCAAAGGTGGTGATCAtctaaagttttttcttttcttaatcaATGACTAACAACAATTATAATTATTCGATTTCCTCCTCAGATGTTGCCATTTCAACTATTGCTAACTTCAATAGAATGAAAAAGATAACTGATGATATGAACCTTGTTATTAAGGCCATGAAAATGTCTCCAATACTTGAGGTATGTTGTCCATAAgtccactttttaaaatgcaaGGTCTTGCTGGTAAGATGTTGAAAGTTCAAGAtcttgccaccacagttgtgtGTTATGACAACAGACTTTTTATATTTTCAGGTCAGTGAAGATGAGACAATGGTGAGACGAAAAGCTCCTGTCCCAGAGCCAAGAAATGTTGATGCAGAAACAATTTATGTTGTACGTATATCAATTTGTTAATCTTAATCGTCTCTTGGGGAATGAATAGGCTGTAGTGAGTAATAAGTCCACACATAAGAATTTCATCTTAAAGCTTCAGAGTGTTTGAATCCCAAGCAAAACTCTAATGCATTAGAAAACCCAATATGAGTTGTTTTACCTGTGATGAAGCTCTTTTACTAGTAGGTATACAGTCCCCTGGGTCAGGAATCAGCCTCTTAGGAAAACATCTCATCCCATAAGACTTATCGAAATGATAGCTCACCGTCTTGTGTACTAGTTTTCTCAGTTAATTGTGTGATACATTTACTTGAAAATTCTTCTCATTTGTTTTACATGGTAAGCTAATGATTGTTTATACTTTAAATGGATGTGATCTTGTAGGAAAGACTTCCCCCTTATGCTGATCATGACTGGGTTAAGGAAATTTTTAGCAAGTATGGAAAGGTTGTTTATGTCAGGTAAGTCCTACACTTTAAGACTCCTAACCTCTAATTACCTGCATCTACAAGCAAAAATGTAATTTGGTACTGGTTGTTTATGTTGTAAAAGGCGGCTATAACTGGTAAGTTCATGTTCATGGATGAAACGTCATAGAGTAATGATCCAAATGAAAGCTACCAAGTAATACCTTCCTGTGgtctgtttattatgctgtacaaggttgTTATagtttttgagtctgtggatgaaaccTTGCAGTGcaacaattcaaatgaaagctgcCAAGTAGTACCTTCCTGTGGTCTGtctattatgctgtacaaggttgTTGTagtttttgagtctgtggatgaaaccTCGCAGTGcgacaattcaaatgaaagctgccaagtagtactttcctgtggtctGTTTATTACGCTGTACAAGGTTGTTATagtttttgagtctgtggatgaaagctCGCAGTGcgacaattcaaatgaaaactaccAAGTAGTACTTGTCTTTGGTACTGTCTTATCTATCATGCTAGATACATAGTGGTTCTAACTTGTGAATCTGCGGAacaaaacctcttcagcagtacctTCAAGtggtgctatttattttctggtttttttttaagagaTTTGTTCTTCCCTTTTATTACAACTTTGGATACTTAAAGAAGTaagcatatttatttttctaacACAGCATCCCAAGGTTCAAACACACTGGAGACATAAAGGGATTTGCTTTTGTGGAGTTTGAATCTGCAATGCAAGCTCAAGAAGCACTGCAGGTAATtgttatttatcatttttctcCACATTCAAGCAGCTTCTCTCAATCACCCCTGCAGGGGTATTTAAATAATGAAAGGTAAGGGCTCATTTACTATTAAACtcagaaaaacacaaacaggTCAAGACACATGAAAAAGCCTGAAAACCACAACCTACTTACCATTATTGTTGGTGGTTAGTTTTCTCACAACTGGTTAACTTTTTCCTTGCGACACAATTAAACACCTGATGCATTTCTAGCCAAGAGTTTGCGGCTTTCTGGCTTTCACAGTAAGTGGATCCAACATGTAAGGTAGAAACCTTGTCATTTTAGGCAGCAAGAAAAGTACGATCGGCTCTCTCTTGCATCAAAGTTTAAACTAACTCCCTCCCCCAAGACCGTGTGTCTTGGGGGAGAAGGGAGAAGGTTTAGAGAAGAGAGTTTTAAAGTGGTAAAACATCATTGATTCCCAACAGGTTGCTTTATACTTATGAAAACACTTGTACTCTTTTTGTTCACTTTTAATTTCCAACTACTTTGTAGGTTTTCAATAAAGGAGGTAAGACCAAGCAAGATGCGTTTCCTGAAGAGAAGACTGATAACTCACCCAGTGTAGTTCAGTCGATTGAACAGCAGAAGGTGtcaaaaggaaagagaaagcGATCACTTAGCGAATCAGAACTAGACacacaacaaaaacacaaagaaagaaaaagaaaacgaacaaTCAGTGATTCGTCAGACACTGAGCAACATGATGACATTCAACAAAAAACTGAAGACATGAAAAATAAAGACCATGGAAAAGAACGTAAAGAAAACGGTCGGGAGAAATCGACTGATGAGGGAGGTGAAAACGAGAAGAGTAAAAAAAGTGTCAGGTGGGAAGAAGGTCAACAAGAAGAAATTAGGGATAATAAAAAGAGTGAGGAAACAACATCAGTTGTAAGCCGAAAAAGATCGCATGAGGAATCCGTGATTAACGAGGATGAAGTTCAGCAGAAAAGACAGAAAATAAGTGACAAGTCTGAAGAAAGTGGCGAGGATGAAACTGCTGAGAGAAATAAGAaacagaagaagagaaaaaggaagaagaaggaaaagaaagagacgAGACTGCCGCATTTACGAGTGATTTCCAAGTAAGTCAAGGGACCCATTTTGTCTCCTAATGAAGGTAGTAAAGGGTAtcaccagaaactcataagttTCTGGTATCGCCTAAGCTgctgaccaatcagatcacgagAGATTTAACTGAAATGACTaatgaccaatcagagcacgcCACATCACACTGTGACATCACTTAAGTTCATAACTtcattcccagggttctctctcttcTGCCCTCAACAGAGGAAGAGAGAAAatcctgggaatgaggttgtaAAGTTCAAGGTTAAATTTGTGGAGCAGAAGTGACATCTACTATTTTTCTAAGTTTTAAGTGTGCATGGCAGATGACCACTTTTTTAGGTAGGTTTTAATCTTCAGCTAGGGAATATAAAGTTAAGCTATGTGTAACAATCTTGAATTTACATTTATTTGATTTTACTGAAATGCACACGAAGATGCATTGTTTATTCTCACTAAGTTTTGTATGGTTTCTTTTCTTAAAGGTTAGAATGGTTAGAACTGAAAAAGGAATACAAGAACTTGCAACGGGAAGCCATGAATAAATTGAAGAAACAATTGCAGGAAAAATCCTCTGCTGATGGAAACAAGACTGAAGAACAGGAATATGTCAAACTACCACAAAATGGTACTACAAAAGGAAGAGATATCAAGTCCAATGAGTCAAAACAGGCGGATATACAAAAGCTTCCATATACACCGGGAGTTGTGTTAAAGTTCTATTGTAAAGGATCTGGTCTGACTAAAAGAGAATTGAGGGTATGCGGCTCAATCTTTGTATGTACAGTCTGTTCAAGagattttacattttttacttttcattcTTGGTGACATTGGATTTAAGTAGCTTAACCGGACTCTTTCGATGAAAGCTTAACCGTCCATGTGAAGTTTACTGAGTATTGCGTCTCTCTATCTGTACAGATCTTATTGGGTGAAATTGTCCTGGCAAAATATAACTTAGACTGACCTGATCCATAATCAAGCATGGCTGCTTATTAGAAAGCGTTGTTATcatcttctcttttcttttcgcAGGACAAGTTTTCTTCGTATTCCCCGGTGGCTTATTTAGATTTGGCAGAGGGTGACGATGAGGTACAAACGATATTCTGTCTTCATTTAACGCTACTGTATATTTGTAATTTGTACAAAATAAtagccattttgttttacatcTTGTTTACAGGGCCATGTTCGTTTTCACACAACAGAAAACTGCACTTCAGTTTTCACGGCAATGTCATCGACAAGCGATAAACTAAACGTTGAAAAACTTACAGGTATCTTAAAAGTGTAAATtcgtgcttttttttttcatcagttTCACAGTAAGCATGAACAAGCATCATAGCCTTCTTTCGGTGAAGCACCCGTTGCAGTATCTAAGGGCTTGTGacccagtggcggatccagggggagggtccaGGGGGTCTGAACCCCCCTATCAGACCTGACATTTGTTCGAGACAGGATCgtaaatcactttttaactggctgATTTTTAACTAAAACATTAACACAATTGATGCACAAGGCTGCACAAGATTTCTTAAGCTATGTTCATATCGTACCGGATAGTTTTCTCGCCGGAAAGAAAACCATACCGTTCACACATTAGTCTGCtgcgcagccgtttttagtgtcgtatgacgacactaaaaacggctgtgtagcagactattcaCACATAAGAGCGgggatttctgtaacggagcgaaaaTGCGTCGCGCCGACCTCTTAAGAGGTACACTGCGAGCAGTCTgttatttttcttatccctAAATAATAacatcgtggtttgcaatcACGATGGacgagataagaactagacggattttaagaaaaaaggcaGACTGTAAGCTGTCTATTAAGAGGAGAGTGACTTATCGGATTGGTGTTCACACCATACCGGaaagcttttgcgccggcacgaaaaccataccagatAGATAGGGGTTCTGTTTACACATAACAACGGTGATTTCTCTAACGGAGCGAAGCTACGCTGCGCCGATCTCTTAAgaggagagtcacatatcggataggtgttcataccaTACCTGggtccagttgttcgaaaggttgatagtgctatccactggataaatctctatccagaggatagagcggttttcacttgactgtcgaaagtaattgaggaattggtttggttttggttttactacgccctttggttggctagtgtatttactttggttttggttttacgacagtcaagtgaaaaccgctctaatgcaattggtttccctaatacttatccactggatagtgatttatccgttggatagcgctatccaacgtttgaacaactggggcctgatagcttttgcgccgccaCGTGACCTTACCGGATATGGCTTTTCGTGTCGGCATGAACTGAAGCGATCCAGTCCAGTATAGTGTGAATACAGCTTAAGAAATCTTGTGCGGCGTTGTGCATCTTTATACGATGATCTGTAAGCATCCTTGTATTTAATTTGCAGAGGAGGCTGAGAAGGCGTATTGGGAGAAAATAAATGCTGATCGCATGGTTAGATTTAATTCCAAGAGGCAGAAGAAACGCGGAACCGAAAAGGTAGGTATAGTGAAGTAGGTTATTGTCCGCATGCTTCTCTTAATATTTGCTTTCTATTCCTTGAGTTTTTGAGTATGATTTTAGCTCTTTGTGAGACGTTTTACTTGTCGTCAACTGATTTTTAGAAGACGGAGCAATATTTTGGCgagaaaaacctgaaaaaagaaCGACCTGACATCATCAATGGCTGAAAAAGTCTCGCCAACCTTGAACTCGCAGCGTTTTGGCGTCTGGCATGGAAAGACGACGTCGAGAAACTTTATGTTTTACTTTTGCTCCATTGTTTTTCAGGTGGCAAGAAAAGCTGAAGCCCTTCAACTGCAGCGTCAAAGCCATATCCGTTTTGACGAAAGCGAAGACGAAGAACATACTTGAATTTAAGTATAGGGAGAGGAAATCAGTGAATGGAGGACTTCTCGAGGACGCCCTGGTGTTGTCTGTGTGCTTGTTGCCGTCAACCTAGGAGGCATAGCCTTACCAAATATAAATATCGCTAGTTTAGCCGACTAACCGCTGGGTTTAAACATTATCATTTACGACTTATCACGGAACAGATGATCATTTTTCCATAAGTTGTAGAACAAAAACTACGATCCAGCTTAAATGCCGTCCAATTTAAATCTACTTTCATAAGAAAGTACTGTTCATCATCATTCGTAAGAATTCATCTAAAAAGTTTACCATATACTGATTTAAGAAATGCAAGTTTTATAAAAGGGACTAGGCAAGACGCGCTCTCAGATTGATAGACAGCGACCATTTAAAGCAATGTTGTGGAAGCGCATAGAATTGTATTAAGCCCCTTTTATGATAGAAATATTTGCGAGGGAAGAGATGAATCTACCTTCAAAAGTTGAACGATATGGCTGTGTATACATAGCTGTGAGTCAATTGTTTTTCCAGCTGTCTAATATAACGTAAATTTCTACGAAAGTTGAAATGATGCTCAGTCTCAGTTGAGTaaacaacctaagcggttgaaaaagaacccGAAAAAATCCAGGTCCTCTTTTTATAGTGCAAGAGTCAGGTTTCTTTATTGATTAATAACATGTACAAAGTTTTCTTCTTCAAAAGCTATGAAATACGCAGAGGGTTTCTTTTCAAACTGTATGTCCGAAGTTGAACTTGTATCTATTTTTCTACGGTGGAAAGAAATTCCCTCTATCACATGTATGTAGAACGTCAGTGAAAAAGATCGCCAAAATTTTGCCTCTGTGCATGGTCCCAACGCCCCCGGCCAAAGGGGCACTGGATACGAATCAGTGAAGTTTTACGGTGATTGGTACAAAAGGATCTCGGAATCATTAAGTTGATACTTTTCAGCGAATTTTTGCGCTTTGCTGCTCTGTGATTTTctatgttttcttttcctttttaatcgTTCTTCTTGTTGAAACAGCCCCTCTCTATCAGACCTGTCCCATCTGTCACAAAACTGTGAGTTCTTCAAACTGTTCCATATATCTCTTTTAATACAGATGAACACCAAGAGAACTGtagaagaagtaaaaaataagACAGTTTTCAGCTCAATGAAGGGTTGTAACGTCGGTCTTTGGTTCAGCGGGCCGACATGTAGCGGTAACACTTTATCGGGGAACGTTGTAGAATTCAGCATACAGTTTATCAAACCTTGAGGAACTATATAAACATATTGCAAACACTCTACAGTGAAATCACTAAATAGTGACTAATTATTTTGAGCAGTCTGACCCTTACTTCAACCTTGAGGAGAATAAACGGAAATTGCGCATGCCGAGCTAATGAGATCAAAAGTTTTAACTCATCGTATTTACATGTAAGTTGCACCAGTATGTTGCATAAGAGATTAACCTCAACTGAGTACTTACCAAAAATCAAACCGGCTGAAACCGTAGCCGCACTGATGATAACTGCTGTGGGTGCCTCTATCACCTCGTTACAGCTCTTCCATTTCCACTCTCTGCATTGTTTATTCTGTGCTTCTTCGTTTCCAGCGCTGTAAACCTTGCACAGCAGCTTTGTCTCACACCAAAAGCAGGCAGTGTCTCGTACGCATGTTTCACAGTTGTCCGCACCGCTACAAACTAATATGGATGAATTGTTTACATCCTGAGTGGAGATTTCTGTGGGCCCTAAATATAAGATTGTCGAaatgaaagtgaagaaaaacGCCTTCAAAATATTCATTCCGAACAGGCCTATTCGCTTCTATTATtcagttgtttttgaaattgtttttatACGCGCGCTGCGTTCAAATCGTTTATTCGtcagtttttgtaatttaaatgcGCGCGCGCAAAGGCGCTattaaaagttttaaagaaggtTTTCCTTCTCTGGTTAAAAGAGAAGATGCAAGGAGCTTAGCAATGCTTTGCAAAGGAAAAGGAGATTGAAGCTCTCAAAAGTTCAAAATTACCAACTTTATTCTTTAAATAAACGTTTTGCGTTTCGTTTCGCGCGGATTCTAGTCGTCAGGTCCCCGTGGTGAATTTAAACAGCTTGAGCCATAAGAAACTGGGAACTAGTAAGAGATTCGTAGCACGATCTCACCAGGAAACAATGAACCAGTAATGGTCGCGTTCAGTCGAACACGTGCGCTTTCTTCGTTACGCGTAGGAACTTACTGAGTATTGCATCAGCAGGTGTTCTTAATAAGTGAAACATGATTCAACTGGGCAATATTTCGAGTAGCAacagatggttttcacagtgacgtcatcaaattgtaaagtcaaaatagcgaggttttacgaattcttagttacactaggttgaagataaacgaaaaataaatctctgtacaagtttccattcctgtAGCATATTTCATtccgaaaatacagcaatttgatcTTCCGAGTTTttacagtgcgtgacaccaaaataggaatggtgtctcgttgaaaaaaagtctcccctcttgattttcagcagtataaccattaaAAGccttagaagatatgtttatgcgcacgtatgctaattctcaagtgaaaagaaagagcttttatagaaaaagtgaacaccagatgtttttgttgatttccggcggccatattggtggaccaaaacggtacaccaatatggcgtctccataaaAAGCTCTGCAAAGGTGCATGAAACTTTTGGgtaaataactcagaaactgtgggccacaaagtcCTGAAACTTGGACAAATCGTTTAATTTagtcatttcattttcttggcttcttgcactggacggtttccaatatatttttttggttgcgTGACCTTGAAAACGATCTAGAATCGACAATTAACCAATCCGCATTCTACACGTTCGTTGTGAAATTAATAattcaaagtggacagactgcaaattatagtagttgctaaaatatatatctacgtgtcgtaactgttcatcagtagtgtgtctaaaatgtgtgcaattccacaattggtttgtGCTCCATTAAATCCCATACCAATTGTaaaacattttaggaggagccacccaccatgtgatcacagtcacggacaacacatataagtgaggaaaataacgcaaagtaaaattaagacgttatTTAACGAACTAAATGCACACGtcaattgaataaataaataaataaataaataaaaaataagttgCTTTATGATGAGTTGGACTTCGGATTATAGTAGTTAAGCAGACTGATAGATATCCTGGCTGCCAGcggttttctttctcttctttccttATCCTTATAGTTCGCGTCGAAGTCGGGTGAGCGAGGCGCAAATTATCAAACCGTGCCCCCGGGTTGTTTCGTCCTAGATATTTCGAGAACGGACCTCCGGATGAGGCAGGGAAACTGATAGATGGTAGTGCAAGTGACTACAATGTTAACGTTTGGGAATGGAAACTTAGTTGAGCCTTGGAAACTCAAATGAAAAGCTTCGTCGTGCTGAATAATATGAGCTACCGAATGATTTTGTGGCTTGGAGTGACCATAAAAAAAACGCTGACAAAGCAATTTTTTAGAGAactcagttttatttaaaattgcttttataTTGTAACTGAAAGCATGTATTTGAAAAGACTGAATGGAAACGGATACATCGCAACTTACAGctatttattttcaagttcaacTCCCACTTCGTCgaaaaattaccaaaaactgTTCGCGtgcttagttttctttttaagatCAAGAATACTTAGTTTTACTGACTTTTGTCCATCTAATTCTGTGGCTACTATTCTATTCTTCCATGTTCCTATTTAGTAAACTGTTCCTGCAATGTTGTTTGTGAGATAACTCAAATAAAAAGAGAGCGACCCTTTTTGAAATGCTATAGTCAGAACTGTCAGATGCGAATTGGTAGAATTGATATCCGATACAAATGTAGGGAGGCCTTTACAATTGGAGTTTTGTAGCTGTTGAGCAGTGTTATTTATGGTCCATTTCAACGGGAAAATTAGTTCACTCGAAAATAACAGAGTGACGTATTTCACGAATAATTTTACAGTGCATGAAATTCTACCTGAAAATAACTTGATCAAGCCGGAATCGCGTAAGGCTGAAGAAGCGGAAATACTACTGCTATTAAACGAAGAGTTCATTATGACGCCAAATGTAAACTTTGCTCAGAGTTCTCAGAATCTTACAATGGAACAAGCAGAAACTGCCGGGTAAGAATTTCTAAAGTACATGGGTTTCATGGGTCTTTCATGCTTCGGGATGGTCGGTTCTCTTGCTAGCGCCGCGCGTAACTGGTGAGTTGCTGATTCGCTGAGACAAATAGCCCGAGTTCCGAACAACTGCAATAAGTTTGAATGAGTATAGAGAACTAcgtatttttattaaataaagtcTTGGCGTCTCTTTTCCTTTAAATCTTTTGACTAGAGACCAACTGGTACTGTCCTTTTCGACTTTTCTACTGTGCTCTCCTGACTGAACAAGATGACTAGTGTGTGATGATTTGGCTTTGTAGCGTTCGTTGAACCTCGCGCAACCAAAAAGGGTTGGGTTTATCCTTTTCATTCTTTGAAGATCTCATTACGGTTCAAAGCTCTCGTTATGAGCAAGAAATCATGAAACAAATATAGcttgttcttatttttctgGGAATTATGTGTTTTATATGAGAATGAAAGTCGTGATGTTTCAGTTTTGATTCTAGTCGGCTAAAGACTTAACCATAATATGTAGGCTTAAGGCGCCGAGTCAATGCGCATTTCCATTGCTTATTAAAAAAGGTTTAGGTAGATTTATCTTTTAAATAACCCAAGTTTCACTCTAAGCCTATCTTGCCTATCAAAGGAATGTTATAATTTACAGTTCTTTGACTgaatctgtttattttttttttcttttacggtCATTTGAAGCTCTTGAAATATACTAGTTCCTGCTTCCTTTTAGTAGCTTTAGTAGCTCCATTGTGAGAGGGTAAACCGTATTGAGTGAATTCGTAATTCCTGTTCtcttgaaaatgaaaggaaCTAGGTAGATTCATCTTACCACTGCGATTTTTTCAAAAAGGCAGCGGAGAAATCTACTTCAATCCACACAGAAGGATCGAAAAACAAACATGGTGTTTTACTTTCATGACACTTGCGCTGAGATATGAAGACCTCACGGGTACGCCGGACATGCCGGATTATCATTTACAACTTTAAGCATCCTGAGCAATTTCTATTAGAGCTAAATTTGTTTTGcatcattttttgtttgt contains:
- the LOC140924619 gene encoding la-related protein 7-like, which produces MNSQDLVKLSADNEEHKQHKKRTKKIKAQLKDQIEFYFGDANLLKDRFMKQEINKHPEGYVAISTIANFNRMKKITDDMNLVIKAMKMSPILEVSEDETMVRRKAPVPEPRNVDAETIYVERLPPYADHDWVKEIFSKYGKVVYVSIPRFKHTGDIKGFAFVEFESAMQAQEALQVFNKGGKTKQDAFPEEKTDNSPSVVQSIEQQKVSKGKRKRSLSESELDTQQKHKERKRKRTISDSSDTEQHDDIQQKTEDMKNKDHGKERKENGREKSTDEGGENEKSKKSVRWEEGQQEEIRDNKKSEETTSVVSRKRSHEESVINEDEVQQKRQKISDKSEESGEDETAERNKKQKKRKRKKKEKKETRLPHLRVISKLEWLELKKEYKNLQREAMNKLKKQLQEKSSADGNKTEEQEYVKLPQNGTTKGRDIKSNESKQADIQKLPYTPGVVLKFYCKGSGLTKRELRDKFSSYSPVAYLDLAEGDDEGHVRFHTTENCTSVFTAMSSTSDKLNVEKLTEEAEKAYWEKINADRMVRFNSKRQKKRGTEKVARKAEALQLQRQSHIRFDESEDEEHT
- the LOC140924065 gene encoding uncharacterized protein, which encodes MNILKAFFFTFISTILYLGPTEISTQDVNNSSILVCSGADNCETCVRDTACFWCETKLLCKVYSAGNEEAQNKQCREWKWKSCNEVIEAPTAVIISAATVSAGLIFVLLVFICIKRDIWNSLKNSQFCDRWDRSDREGLFQQEERLKRKRKHRKSQSSKAQKFAEKYQLNDSEILLYQSP